The Clostridia bacterium genome includes a region encoding these proteins:
- a CDS encoding glycosyl hydrolase family 65 protein, whose protein sequence is MKSEVVELKPCYRLDEWEIIEDSFSPERNFHSETIFSTGNGFIGIRGTFEEGLEDDAKLGAEGTFLNGVYEEGIIRYGEIAYGFPEKSQTMINAANGKKIVLNLDDETFNMQTGNILEYKRSINMKEGILKRSLIWQSPKGKQIRLETERMVCLQRKNIAVVKYKVIPINFDGKIEIISEVDGNMKDSLAEKDPRIGLGIEEGAFYTVDATVNADTAVLLQKTRKTEITVACAARGEIKTECFYGTGSYINEDTVGFQYHVAGQKGKAIDYTKYIAYEASCGSQKSILDHALKALESAVNQGHSRLIEEQYEFLSDYWYKSDVEIKGDIALQQAIRFNLFHLLQSVGRDGKTNMCAKGLTGEGYEGHYFWDSEMYVIPAFLYSRPEISRKLLEYRYSTLDKARARAREMSHSKGALYPWRTINGEECSGYFPAGTAQYHINADIAYAIKKYVEVTQDEEFVLLYGAEILFETARLWADLGFFNSEKDGKFCINCVTGPDEYTAIVNNNFYTNLMTKENLEYAYRTAVWMKKDHEADYERLVSAIGLEPDEIVLWKKAADNMYTPYSEKHGIHAQDDTFLDKEVWDFENIPKENYPLLLHYHPLVIYRHQVCKQADVVLALFLLGQKFSLEQKRKDYDYYEKVTTHDSSLSACIFSIVANDIGYHEKAYDYFIKTARMDLDDYQGNTHHGVHTANMAGSWMCIVNGFAGMQVHDDILGFQPYIYPDWEEYSFKISYRGRLIKLTINSAGTTYELIEGTELEITHKGESIKLRDKMILK, encoded by the coding sequence ATGAAATCGGAGGTCGTAGAACTTAAGCCATGCTATAGGCTTGATGAATGGGAAATTATTGAAGACAGCTTTAGCCCTGAAAGAAACTTCCACAGTGAAACAATTTTTTCGACGGGAAATGGATTTATCGGAATCAGGGGGACTTTTGAAGAGGGGCTTGAAGATGATGCAAAGCTAGGGGCTGAAGGAACATTCTTAAATGGCGTATATGAAGAAGGGATCATCAGATATGGTGAAATAGCATATGGTTTTCCTGAGAAAAGTCAGACTATGATTAATGCTGCTAATGGCAAGAAAATTGTCCTGAACCTGGATGATGAGACATTCAATATGCAAACGGGAAATATTCTGGAATACAAGCGTTCAATTAACATGAAGGAAGGCATATTGAAGAGGAGTCTTATATGGCAGTCGCCAAAGGGAAAGCAGATTAGGCTGGAAACTGAAAGAATGGTATGCCTTCAAAGAAAGAACATAGCCGTTGTTAAATATAAGGTTATTCCTATAAACTTTGACGGTAAAATAGAAATCATCTCAGAAGTTGACGGGAATATGAAAGATTCTTTAGCAGAAAAGGATCCGAGGATTGGGTTGGGAATAGAGGAAGGTGCGTTCTATACTGTTGATGCAACGGTAAATGCTGACACGGCTGTTCTTCTGCAGAAGACAAGAAAGACGGAGATAACTGTTGCATGTGCAGCTAGAGGCGAAATAAAAACAGAGTGCTTTTACGGTACTGGAAGCTATATCAATGAAGACACGGTCGGATTTCAATACCATGTGGCAGGTCAAAAAGGCAAAGCTATAGACTATACAAAATACATCGCTTACGAGGCCTCCTGTGGAAGTCAGAAAAGCATACTGGATCATGCCTTAAAAGCATTGGAAAGTGCAGTCAATCAAGGCCATAGCAGGTTAATTGAGGAGCAGTATGAGTTTTTGTCGGATTATTGGTATAAGTCAGATGTAGAAATAAAAGGGGATATCGCATTACAGCAAGCTATTAGGTTTAACCTATTCCACCTTCTCCAGTCAGTGGGAAGAGACGGAAAGACCAATATGTGTGCCAAGGGACTTACAGGGGAAGGCTATGAAGGCCATTATTTCTGGGATTCTGAGATGTATGTGATACCGGCATTTTTATACAGCAGACCTGAAATAAGCAGGAAGCTTCTGGAATACAGGTACAGCACCCTGGATAAGGCTAGAGCCAGAGCAAGAGAAATGTCCCATAGCAAGGGAGCTCTCTATCCATGGAGAACAATTAATGGAGAGGAATGTTCGGGATATTTTCCGGCAGGTACTGCCCAGTATCATATAAATGCGGATATAGCCTATGCGATAAAGAAATATGTAGAAGTCACCCAAGATGAAGAGTTTGTGCTGCTCTACGGAGCGGAAATATTATTTGAAACAGCCAGGCTGTGGGCGGATCTGGGTTTCTTCAACAGTGAGAAGGATGGCAAGTTCTGCATAAACTGCGTCACCGGCCCTGATGAGTATACAGCTATAGTAAACAACAATTTCTATACTAATCTTATGACAAAGGAAAATCTAGAATATGCCTATAGGACTGCAGTCTGGATGAAGAAGGACCATGAGGCGGATTATGAAAGGCTTGTATCAGCTATAGGACTTGAACCGGATGAGATAGTCCTATGGAAAAAAGCTGCTGACAATATGTACACACCATATAGTGAAAAGCATGGAATACACGCGCAGGACGACACTTTTTTGGATAAAGAGGTATGGGATTTTGAAAACATACCCAAAGAAAACTATCCTCTGCTTTTGCACTATCATCCGCTGGTCATATACAGGCATCAGGTCTGCAAACAGGCAGACGTAGTATTGGCATTGTTTCTCCTAGGACAAAAGTTCAGCCTGGAGCAGAAAAGGAAGGACTATGACTACTATGAAAAAGTCACTACCCACGATTCTTCTCTATCGGCATGTATATTCAGTATAGTAGCCAATGATATAGGATACCACGAAAAAGCATATGATTATTTTATAAAAACGGCAAGAATGGATTTGGACGATTATCAGGGCAACACCCATCATGGGGTTCATACAGCTAATATGGCAGGCAGCTGGATGTGCATAGTGAACGGATTTGCCGGGATGCAGGTCCACGATGATATACTGGGGTTCCAGCCGTATATTTATCCTGACTGGGAGGAATACAGCTTCAAGATAAGCTACCGGGGGCGGTTGATTAAGCTTACGATAAACAGTGCAGGAACTACATATGAGCTTATTGAGGGCACAGAACTGGAGATTACTCATAAGGGTGAGAGTATTAAATTAAGGGATAAAATGATATTGAAGTAG